The genomic interval TCTACGCCTGTAGCAGTCTTTGAAACATATACAACAGGCATACGGTATTTGGCTTGCCCGTTGATAACATCCGCAAGTACATCCAAATTACTGGACTTGATGAAATAGGGAGAACGAAGAACTGGCAGCGTCCCGTCATCTTTGATATAGCCATGTTCGATTAAAAGCGTAATAAAGTGTGGAGTTGAGAAAGCAGTGTCCATAGCCAATGCTTCCTCTAAATAGCTACGATCAAGCCGGATTGACATTTTCATGTCATTGAAATTCATCACATAGTCCGTATCCCAAACGACGCCATCGTGTTCAATTTTTTCGTATCGAACAGCAATTGTATTTTGATTGCGATACTCTTCAATACCCATCCAAAGTGTATCTGAGCCATAGCGAATGTTATATTTGCCGTTCCACTGTATTCCTGGAATACGGTTTTCGTGATGTGGGCTTCCTTGATTCCACTCGATAACCAACTTAACAAACGCATCTTTTGACATGGAATCGTTTATTTCAAGCAATGCAGAGAACAGCAGCATCTTTAATACCTCCCAATGGCTCTTCAGATCCGTTCCATTAAAAGCGTGAAAACCAACAGCACTCACAAATATGTAGTTTCCAAAAATTCAACGATAATCTGTATTTCGAGTGTATTGCATATATTATAGCATGAAATTCCAGTATTCTCAAGGAAAACAGATGAAAAAAGACCGCAGGCGTTGAAACCTGTGGTCTTTTCATTTTTGTTGGGACTCACGCCTCGATTTCTGTGCCGCCCTGGAATTTAAATGCCATTCGTCCGTCTGTGTGGACAGTTACCGTGTCGATGATGGTCAGCCAGAGCTTTTCGTCAAACTCGGTGAGGGCATCCAATTCCTGCACCTCAAACATAAACGCTCCGATGGCTTCTGACTGGGCTTCCCGTGCAGCTTTTGTAGTGCGGAGCTGTTCGAGCCGTGCCTTGGCTTTTTCATACCGCTCTACAAACCCATTGTACCGGGCGGCGTATTCTTCCTGGTTCTGTGCCGTCTGTGAATTTTCCGCAATGCAACGCATTGTCAGTTCGGTCACCACATCGATCTCCTCAAGCAGACTCTCGATTTCTGTATCAATGCCTGCACAGTCTGTCAGGGTGGCTTGCATCAATCGGCAATCCTCAAGGATGTTGTCTTTGCTTTCGATGATAGCGTTAAGGGCGGTCACGAACCGCGCTTTAATGGTTTCCTCGTCCAGATGCGGCGTTTCGCATTTGTGCTCACCCTTGAATTTGCCGTTGCATTGCCAGATGACCCTGCGGTATTTTGAGGTCGAGTTCCAGACTTTCGAGCCAAAGTAGGAGCCGCAGCCCCCGCAGACGATGCGGGAAGAAAAAATGCCCTTTCCGCTGTACTGGCGGCTGATCTGCTTGCGCCGCGCAAGCTCCGTCTGAACTTTGTCGAACTCTTCCGGCGTAATTATCGGCTCATGGCTGTGCTCCACATAATACTGTGGCACCTCGCCCTCGTTAATTTTTTTCTTTTTTGTGAGAAAATCGACTGTGAAGCATTTTTGTAATAACGCCGCCCCCTTGTACTTCTCATTTTTCAGGATGCTCTCCACTGTGCTGGACTGCCACCGCAGTTTTCCAGATGGGGTTGGAATTCCATCTGCTATCAATTCTTTTGCAATGGCACCAGATGTCAATCCTTCCATGAAGCGTGAATAGATTCTGCGGACGATGACCGCCTCCTCCGGCACAACTTCTGGAAAACCGTCTGCGCCTTTGCGATAACCAAGGAAGTTCTTATAAGGCAGGTTGACCTTGCCATCGGCGAAACGCTTTCTTTGTCCCCAGGTCACATTCTCGGAAATGGAGCGGCTTTCCTCCTGGGCAAGACTGGACATGATGGTAAGCAGCAGTTCTCCCTTGCCGTCAAAGGTGTAAATGTTCTCTTTTTCAAAGTAGACCTGAACACCTTTTTCCTTGAGTTTTCGAATCGTGACCAGGCTGTCGACCGTATTTCTGGCGAATCGACTAACTGACTTTGTGACGATAAGGTCGATTTTTCCCGCAAGGGCATCCTCTATCATCTCGTTAAAGCCTGCACGGCGTTTGGTATTTGTCCCGGAAATGCCTTCATCGGTATAGACCTTTACAAAAGTCCATTCTGGGTTTCGCTGGATGTACTGTGTGTAGTAGTCGATTTGAGCTTCGTAGCTGGTAAACTGCTCATCGCTGTCCGTGGACACACGGGCGTAGGCGGCAACTCGCAGTTTGTAAAGCTGTGTGTTGGTTAGATGGGTCATAGGGGTGATGGACGGTGGTATCACCGTAACCGTCCGAGCCGCAGTGTTCATGATTTTTGCCTCCTTCTGGCCAGCGACTGTTGCCGAGCCTTTTCTTTCATTTCCGGTGTCCAGCTTTCAGCCCTGGAACGGTCTGTCCAGGTTCGTGTGACCACTGTGCCGCCCAAAAAATGAAAGTGCAATGTGTTGCCGTCATCAGCGATAATTTTTTCAATGCTGCAAGGGTCATCTGTGACCTGCCGCACCAATTCGTCAAGGGTGGCTTCCGGTATCTGCTTGGAAGCGCAGTACTTTTTCCCTTTGGTGTTGAGCGTGGCGCAAATCCAAACAATCCGTGCTGCCGTCGTTTTTCTGCGGAAGTTCTTCCCACATTTTGCACACTGAATTCGACCAGTATAAAAGAAGGATGGCTGTGCGGGAGGTTTTGAACCGTGCCTCTCGGCTCTCCGAATAATCTCTTCCTGCGCTGCCTTCCACTCAGCCAAAGGAATTATGGCCTCATGAGTTCCTACGGCATGGTACATTGCCTTTTGGCCAACATTGGGGACCATTTTCTTTGTGATGTGGCTTTCACAGAAGAACCTTTGCAAGAGCAGATTACCTGTGTAAGCGTAATTCCGCAGAATTTTGGCTATCGTCTGTGGATGCCATTCCTCACCATACCTGGTGGGCTGAATCCCCTCCTCGTTCAGTCTTGCTGCAATGCGGTTTCGCCCCATGCCGTCGAGAAATTCCCGGTAAATGCGGCGCACAAGCTCGGCCTCCTCCGGAATGATACAGTATTTGCCCTCCTGCATTCGGTAGCCAAGCATCCGGCCGTTCCAAGGAATACCCGCTTCAAAGTTTCTTTTAACACGCCATTTCTGGTTCTCACTGACAGAGCGGCTTTCTTCCTGGGCATAGGAAGCCAGAATGGTGAGCATCAATTCACCGTCCGCACTCATGGTGCGGATATTCTGCTCTTCGAAGAACACATCGATGCCCAGGTTCTTCAGCTCCCGGACGGTTTCCAAAAGCGTGACGGTGTTGCGGGCAAAGCGTGAAATGCTTTTTGTAATGACCATATCAATTTTTCCTGCACGGCAGTCCGTCAGCATCTGCTGAAAGCCTTCCCGATCGCTCTTTGTACCGGTCAGTGCTTCGTCGCTGTAAACACCGCAATAGGCCCAGCCAATGTGAGACTGGATCATTTCGCTGTAGTGGCTGATCTGGGCAGAAAGCGAATGGAGCATGGCATTCTTTCCGGAAGAAACACGGGTGTAGGCGCATACTTTCAACGCCTGGGGTTGCATGATTTTCGGGAAATCGACCCGTTTTATAATTCTATCCATGGGTTCACCTCCTTGCGTGTGTCACATATTACCTCTAAACACCCCAGTTATCCAGTGATTTCAGCGGAATATACTACACGAAGATACCCCATATTTCTTGGCGATTGTGGCGTCTATTTTTGCGTACTCTTTCCCGGTGATGATGCCCTGGGACAACATTTGCCGAGCCATTGCCATCGCTGTTTGATAGTTCCAAAGTTTCTCTTCATATTCGCTCATTTGCAAGCCTCCTTTCGACGATACTGTGTATAGCACAAGCGGGAGCAGAAAGTACGACGATTGTTTCCGTAGCTCTCAAACTCTTCGCCGCAGTTCTTGCACACCAGCTTGTAATAAGCCCTGCGGTTCACTTTTTCGGGGTGAGCATTCCACCACGCCATACGGCAGGTATCCGAGCAGAAATACCGTTTTCGGCGATGTGGTGTCTGCTCCAGTTGCTTCAAACAGTTTCGGCAGAGTCCTTGTTGCTCGGCAATATCCTCATATCGGACGGGATGCCTGGTACAAAAGGATTTCACTGTGTTCAGCGGCAGTCCGGTTAGAGTGGATATTTTCTTGTATCCGTAGCCCTGGTGTTGGAGTCCCACGACCCGGTTTCGTTCCATTTCCGTCATAGTAGTGCCTCATTTCTGAGAAATAGCGTTTCTCGCTATACCCAGAGAAAGGCCGCATTTGTCAGGGTGAAATGGGCAAAAAATAACGCCCTCCACGGAAAAATCCGCAGAGGGGTTCCATCAACTTGAAATTGCTGCGCCATCATGATATAATTTTAAAGACGTTGATAGCATAGCACACCATTTTATTCTTAGAGCGTGGCTCTGGAAAGGAGGTAGTGCTATGGACGTTAAGGCCGTTGTCGACTATAAAGTCGTTCTGGCCCTTGGCGTGATTGCCATTGGTACCATCTTCGCTCTGCGAATGGAACCCGATGCAATCAAGGAAGTATCGATTTATGCAATCGGTATTTCCAGGAATCGTGCAATCGCTAGTGGTAGCGGTTGCTAAGTTCCCAGCGTCAGGGCACATAATCTTCGGGTTATGTGCCTTTTCCTTTACGCAGTTCTAAGCTACACTTGTACATATAGGGGGCCGCTCATGAAAAACATATATGAAAAGTGCTTCGACAAACTACTCAAACTGGTTCGAGACAGTAGAGACAATTGCGTTCGGAGAACCGAGGAATTTGCAAAAGCAAAGAATTCCATATTAAATCTGGGTGATGTTCGGTTTATTAGCTATTCCAACATGGTTGGAACAAGTGAGATTCGCGCGGTAAAACTGATCGAGCGACTTGCTGTTTCGTTAATCGAAGCGCGAAAAATTGCGGAATTCTCGTTGTACCCTGTTGACCCGGAGTACAAAGCACTGGATTCACAGGAACAAGCCAAATCCAGGCCATTCCAGATTGTGCTAGAAGAAGACAACAGAAAATATGGGGTTATCTTCTGTGTAACGGACGATGAACCCAAGCACTATTCACGCTTCACAGAGGGCAAGTATGCTGTTGATGGAATCAAATTTATAAAACTCATCGATCCGGACAGAGAGGTATATGATGCCCTCATTCGATGCGTAAATGATTTCAATAAGAGAACGGGGTGCTCCATTGAGCGTGTTACTATTCGTGAGTTCTGGGAGCGGCATTTTGGACGAGACGAGTTCGAGGTTCTGGCTGATTATTTAAATGCATTTAATGAAAAAGCAAAAGAAATCATCGGATTCAGTACTGTAGTAACACCTACAGAAGCCGCATTGCAAAAGTTCAAAGCCAGAACTGGTGAAGTCTTGCGTACTTTTCCATACGCTGATGCAATCCCAGACAGTGTATATCAGCCGCAAATTGATATTATGACTAAAAATTATATTGATCGCGGCCTGTGGAAAGCAATGGTTGGATCAGCTAATTTTGCGGTAAGTTTCATTACATCCGAATGGAATTTCGAGATGTATGAACTTACAGAAAATCTGGATTTGACAAGCATTATATCTGGCTACTTAAAATCAGTAGAGCAGTTAATTTGGACCATCCTTAAATTCCAGACAGGAAAATCATTCAAAATCAGAGCGAAAAATGGTGAGTTAATTGAATACACCACAAATAGCGAAGATGTTATTGATACCACCTTGGGTTCTCTTGAGGGAGTCCTTATCCATAATAGTTGGATGTTTGATGTCAATTATCACGCTAAAACACATATAACAGCGACTATTAAAAACTGGCGTGAAAAGCATAGGAATGGCTTTTTTCATAAGGATAACCTCCAGACAATTGATAGGGTCAAGGAAATCCGCAACCAAACTTTACAGCTATATTTCTTGATTCTCGGTGGATGCTCAATCGGCGATGAGAATTTTATCGAATTAGGAATTGAAACGACTACATAATTACTTATAGTGAGACTCCTGGTAAGCTGTATAGCAGTGACACCGGAGGGAGCAAAGATGAATTCCCCGAAATTTTAAGCGAAGCCACTAAAACGAACTAATAGAAAAAGCCCATCGAAGAGAAAATGCTCTCCTCGATGGGCTTTCGGTTTACTTATAGGGGATTTTGAGTTTCATGCCGCTGTAGATGACATTGCTTTTCAGTCCGTTCAGGCTGATAAGCTCCTTATAGCGGCTGCCGTTGCCGAGATACTTTTTTGCGATTGCCCAGAGGGTGTCGCCATGTACAACGGTATGGACGCGGTAGTCCTCGACGGGTTTCGTGCCTGCCACGGCAAGTGCAGAGGTCTTGACCGGCGACATGATGGCGTACCTGCCGGATTCATCCTTGTTGATGACGGCGCGGTCGCCGCTGACCTCGACCACATACCAGCGGAGTTTCTTCACCCAGCCGGGAATGGTTTTGCCGCCATAGTAGGTGCTGCCCGTGATGGTCACGAGGTCGCCAACATGAAGTGTGCCAGTGGGCTTGACCGGGTCGGCAGGCTTTACATCACCGCCGAGAGCCGCAGTGACCTTGGATGCCAGATCGCCCATGCGGGCATACATCCAGTTACCGGGGCAGCTCTTGTTGGCAAACCATCTGTGGACAGTCAGAACCATCTCATCCTGCTTTGGGATGTAATTGAGTGTCTTATTCTTATCACCCAACCAGAGCAGCTTCGTCTTGCCGTTGCGCCTGCAGATATCGGTGCAAAGCTCGATGAGGCACTTGTACACCATATCCTTGAACGCATACGGCTCAGTGCTGTCACTGGCGCACTCGATTGTGATGGCTCTCTGGTCGTTGGCTGCGGAAGAGGAGCACCAAGAGCGGTTCTTCTCCTCCACATACATCCCAACTCTGCCGTCCACGCCAATGCCGTAGTTGCTGCTTGCCTGCCGGGATGCAGGCAGAAAAATATTGCCCAGAGTTTCCACCGAGCACTGACCCACCACGCAGTGAGGCGTGATGCGGTCAATGTTGTGGGTGCGCTGCCCGGAATGGTTCGGGCTGAGTTTGGTGTAGGACACCAGAGGGCTGTTCGTGTAAGCCATATTATTTGTCCTCCCTTTCCGCACGGTCATGAAGCTGCTCCAGCACGGATTTCAGTTTTTCGGGAATGGGCAGTCCCAGATGCCCCGCATTTTCAATCAGCGAGATGCCCTCGTTGGAGATATAGAAGAAAATCACGGCGGTTCGCAGAACGCTGCCGTTGCCGATGACCTGTGCGTCGATGATGTGTCCGATGCCGACCAGCTCAAAAATTAGGAGCTTTTTGAAAATCCCCTTGAAACCAATCTCACTTGACAGCTTGTGATCCACAATGGCACACATGACACCGGTGATGTAGTCGAGCACGACGAATGCCAGCAGCGCATAAAGCAGGCCGTCGCACCCGCCCATAAACCAACCGAGCCAACCGCCTACTGCCGCAAAGGCTACCTGAATGGTCGTCCAGAATTCTTTCATGTTGTTGTCCTCCTTTGAATGTTGAATTTGCGTATAAAAAAGTGACGCCAAAAAAGCGTCACACTTTTCCGATTGCGTATATGGTGATTTGGTAGTTGCTTGAGCCGGTCGAAACCGGGCGCATCGCATAGAACTTACCGGGACTTGTGGTAGTTGTTCGTGTCTCGCCGTTTCCTCGTTCAACGAAAAAAGCAGCATTGCCGTTGCCGGAGGAGAAGAACACCGTTGGGATGGCTGCGAATGTAAACGGAAACGTCGGGAGCGAAATCAGACCACTTTCATATACCGCACCCCAGGCGGATGTTATGGCAACGGTGAAGTTGTACGCACCCCAACACTCTGCCATGCCGCTCTTCCACTTTCGGAAAGACCAGATTCCGCTGGTTCCTTGCTGTATGACAAAGTCGGCAAGGGATGCTCCGCCCACACGCAGACCACCTGACACACGCATATCTCCCGCCACATCCAACGCAGCCTGCGGATTCGGTGTGTTGATGCCTACCTTCTTTTTCCGCAGTGCAATCAGCGGCGTACCCTGTGGTACAACAAAATACAGATCCAGACTGCTCTGGGAATAGAGCTTGTCTTGAATCTGTAGCTGAAAGTCATAGGAGCTGTTAGCATCCAGGTTGCACAGCTCAAGGTTGGAGTAACTGAATGAGGTGCCGCTCTGGGTAAGTCCGGCAATTATACTGGTAAAGCCGCTATAATCGGCATCACTGGTTTTCTTATACCGATACCGTGCGTAGACCACGCTGTTTTTCTGCGTTCCGTTCACAGATATGGCCGCAATTGAGCCGCTGAACTTGAGCTGCATCTCCGGCTCGATGTCGTTGGTTCGCCGGAGCGTTGCCGAGTACATTTTGGGCGCAGAGTACGGAATGACCGTGATGGTCTTCGTCAGCGTAGCGGTGTAGCCGCGGGAATCAACAACCGTAAGCGTAACTATCACGCTGCCGGACTTGGTGATCTTTCCGAGCGTGATGGCAGAGCCGCTGGAACTGGATGCGGACAGACCGTTGCAGGCTGCTGTGTAGTTTGAGATGGATGCGCCGTTCTTTGCGGTGGCTGTTCCGGGAGTGACCTTCAGCGTCGAGCAGTCTTGAATGAATAGCTGATTGTTCTCTGTAATGCTCTTCGTGACCGCATAGCTATCCTCATAAGTGAAATCGCTGAGAGTCGGTGCGGAGTTTGCCGCCGTAGTCTGCACCGTAGCAGTCTTGCTTGAGGTGCTGCCGATCTGCGTTGAGCCGCTGAAGGAGGAAACGGCAAAGGTGCCGGTGAAGGACTTTATTGAAGCCATCCAATTGAGCAGCGTGGTTCTCTGTGCCGATGACAGGGTGACCGAGCGGTTCGCCGTACCCTTCGTCCATGCAAGCCCGGTAACGGTCAGGAGGGTCGTGTTCCCGCTTTTGATCGCCAGAGAATTGATGTAAGACGGTTCGTACACGGTGACATTGATGGTGATGGTCACTCTGGCATTGTCTGCAGTCACCGTGCTGACACTGTTCACCACTGCGCCGCCCAGCGTTTTCACCGTTGAGCCGCCGGATGTACCATAGACTTGGTTGTACTGCCGCCGTGCCCGCACCTTCACCGTGTAGTTTGTGTTCGGCGAAAGCGAGGACAACGTTACGCTGGCACTGGTGGATGCCGATGTTGAGAATGTCATCCATGTGGAGCCGCCGTTGGTGCTGTACTGCCAGATATCCGCTGTTGAGGTGGAGTTTGCAGAGATTTTAAAGCCGTTTGCGGTGATGCTCGAAACGGAAAAGGTCACGGTGGGTGCAACACGGTC from Clostridiales bacterium carries:
- a CDS encoding recombinase family protein, with amino-acid sequence MNTAARTVTVIPPSITPMTHLTNTQLYKLRVAAYARVSTDSDEQFTSYEAQIDYYTQYIQRNPEWTFVKVYTDEGISGTNTKRRAGFNEMIEDALAGKIDLIVTKSVSRFARNTVDSLVTIRKLKEKGVQVYFEKENIYTFDGKGELLLTIMSSLAQEESRSISENVTWGQRKRFADGKVNLPYKNFLGYRKGADGFPEVVPEEAVIVRRIYSRFMEGLTSGAIAKELIADGIPTPSGKLRWQSSTVESILKNEKYKGAALLQKCFTVDFLTKKKKINEGEVPQYYVEHSHEPIITPEEFDKVQTELARRKQISRQYSGKGIFSSRIVCGGCGSYFGSKVWNSTSKYRRVIWQCNGKFKGEHKCETPHLDEETIKARFVTALNAIIESKDNILEDCRLMQATLTDCAGIDTEIESLLEEIDVVTELTMRCIAENSQTAQNQEEYAARYNGFVERYEKAKARLEQLRTTKAAREAQSEAIGAFMFEVQELDALTEFDEKLWLTIIDTVTVHTDGRMAFKFQGGTEIEA
- a CDS encoding recombinase family protein, giving the protein MDRIIKRVDFPKIMQPQALKVCAYTRVSSGKNAMLHSLSAQISHYSEMIQSHIGWAYCGVYSDEALTGTKSDREGFQQMLTDCRAGKIDMVITKSISRFARNTVTLLETVRELKNLGIDVFFEEQNIRTMSADGELMLTILASYAQEESRSVSENQKWRVKRNFEAGIPWNGRMLGYRMQEGKYCIIPEEAELVRRIYREFLDGMGRNRIAARLNEEGIQPTRYGEEWHPQTIAKILRNYAYTGNLLLQRFFCESHITKKMVPNVGQKAMYHAVGTHEAIIPLAEWKAAQEEIIRRAERHGSKPPAQPSFFYTGRIQCAKCGKNFRRKTTAARIVWICATLNTKGKKYCASKQIPEATLDELVRQVTDDPCSIEKIIADDGNTLHFHFLGGTVVTRTWTDRSRAESWTPEMKEKARQQSLARRRQKS
- a CDS encoding RNA polymerase subunit sigma-70; its protein translation is MTEMERNRVVGLQHQGYGYKKISTLTGLPLNTVKSFCTRHPVRYEDIAEQQGLCRNCLKQLEQTPHRRKRYFCSDTCRMAWWNAHPEKVNRRAYYKLVCKNCGEEFESYGNNRRTFCSRLCYTQYRRKEACK
- a CDS encoding LysM peptidoglycan-binding domain-containing protein; this encodes MAYTNSPLVSYTKLSPNHSGQRTHNIDRITPHCVVGQCSVETLGNIFLPASRQASSNYGIGVDGRVGMYVEEKNRSWCSSSAANDQRAITIECASDSTEPYAFKDMVYKCLIELCTDICRRNGKTKLLWLGDKNKTLNYIPKQDEMVLTVHRWFANKSCPGNWMYARMGDLASKVTAALGGDVKPADPVKPTGTLHVGDLVTITGSTYYGGKTIPGWVKKLRWYVVEVSGDRAVINKDESGRYAIMSPVKTSALAVAGTKPVEDYRVHTVVHGDTLWAIAKKYLGNGSRYKELISLNGLKSNVIYSGMKLKIPYK
- a CDS encoding phage holin family protein — encoded protein: MKEFWTTIQVAFAAVGGWLGWFMGGCDGLLYALLAFVVLDYITGVMCAIVDHKLSSEIGFKGIFKKLLIFELVGIGHIIDAQVIGNGSVLRTAVIFFYISNEGISLIENAGHLGLPIPEKLKSVLEQLHDRAEREDK
- a CDS encoding DUF859 family phage minor structural protein, with amino-acid sequence MAMTGGAAYLVKSERTNYGSNSWTTDLYIYVKVISQNVVANTSTIALGMYVYSQYSIAWSDFGTNGTSYIGTATSGANCFTFTNGQSGSGTKWLVEDKQVTVSHNSNGTLTLPIYWHWGVNSPWGQYTGPSGSYNVTLSTIDRVAPTVTFSVSSITANGFKISANSTSTADIWQYSTNGGSTWMTFSTSASTSASVTLSSLSPNTNYTVKVRARRQYNQVYGTSGGSTVKTLGGAVVNSVSTVTADNARVTITINVTVYEPSYINSLAIKSGNTTLLTVTGLAWTKGTANRSVTLSSAQRTTLLNWMASIKSFTGTFAVSSFSGSTQIGSTSSKTATVQTTAANSAPTLSDFTYEDSYAVTKSITENNQLFIQDCSTLKVTPGTATAKNGASISNYTAACNGLSASSSSGSAITLGKITKSGSVIVTLTVVDSRGYTATLTKTITVIPYSAPKMYSATLRRTNDIEPEMQLKFSGSIAAISVNGTQKNSVVYARYRYKKTSDADYSGFTSIIAGLTQSGTSFSYSNLELCNLDANSSYDFQLQIQDKLYSQSSLDLYFVVPQGTPLIALRKKKVGINTPNPQAALDVAGDMRVSGGLRVGGASLADFVIQQGTSGIWSFRKWKSGMAECWGAYNFTVAITSAWGAVYESGLISLPTFPFTFAAIPTVFFSSGNGNAAFFVERGNGETRTTTTSPGKFYAMRPVSTGSSNYQITIYAIGKV